A stretch of DNA from Variovorax paradoxus:
CCGATCTGGCGGCCGTCGGTGAACACGATGGAGGCCGGGCCGTCCCACGGCTCGAGCATGGCAGCGTGGTACTCATAGAACGCGCGGCGGCGCGTGTCCATGGTGGCGTGCTGTTCCCAGGGCTCGGGAATCATCATCATCACGGCCTGGCTGATGGGGTAGCCTGCCATCGTCAGCAGCTCGAGGCAGTTGTCGAAGGTGGCGGTGTCGGACTGACCGGCGAAGCTGATCGGGTACAGCTTCTGCAGGTCGGCGCCGAGCACGGGCGACGACATCACGCCTTCGCGTGCCTTCATCCAGTTGTAGTTGCCCTTGACCGTGTTGATTTCGCCGTTGTGGGCAACGTAACGGTACGGGTGGGCCAGCGGCCACTCGGGGAAGGTGTTGGTCGAGAAGCGCTGGTGCACCAGGCCCAGGGCCGAGACGCAACGCTTGTCTTGCAGGTCGAGGTAGTACGTGCCCACCTGGTCAGCCAGCAGCAGGCCCTTGTAGACCACGGTGCGGCTGGACATGCTCGGAACGTAGTATTCCTTGCTGTGCTTGAGCTTCAGGCGCTGGATGTTGGCGCTCGCGGTCTTGCGGATCACGTACAGCTTGCGCTCCAGCGCGTCCTGCACGATCACGTCGTTGCCGCGGCCGATGAAGATCTGGCGCAGCAGCGGTTCTTTTTCGCGCACGGTGGGCGACATGGGCATGTCGCGGTTGACCGGCACATCGCGCCAGCCCAGCAGCACCTGGCCTTCGGCCTTGATGGCGCGTTCCATCTCTTGTTCGCAGGCTTCGCGCGAGGCGTGCTCCTTGGGCAGGAAGATCATGCCGACGCCGTATTCGCCGGGCGGGGGCAGCGTGACGCCCTGCTTGGCCATTTCTTCGCGGTACAGCAGGTCGGGCAGCTGGATCAGGATGCCGGCGCCGTCGCCCATCAGCTTGTCGGCGCCGACGGCGCCGCGGTGGTCGAGGTTCTCGAGGATCTTCAGACCCTGCAACACGATGGCGTGGCTTTTCTCACCCTTGATATGGGCGACGAAGCCGACGCCGCAGGCGTCGTGCTCATCGGCACCGGAATACAGACCGTGTTCTTGGAGGTGTTGAATCTCGGCAGCCGTCGTCATGGCGCGCTCCTTCAGTTTTCGCAGGGAAAGGGAGCATATTGCGATGCACAAAGAATGCCAAACACTTTAATGGGGGTCAGATTCCTATTAAATGTTGAGTTTTCTGGTCAGAATTTAATTGGGGACATATCAAAAATAGAAGCACGAATCCCAACACGTATGCGGCATCTCGCCGTTTTCAGACTTGATCTTTGGGGGATGCAGGCGGCCGCCCGGCCTTGGCCTTGATGACGCGGCGCTCGGTGGACTTCTGCAACGTGTCCAAAAAGCCACCATCGCCGGCCGCCCAGCCGCGCAGGGTGGCGTCGGTCAGGGCCTGCTGATCGGCTGCGCGGACGCCGCCACGCACCAGTTCGGCATACGCCGCCTCCCGCGCGAAGGGCGTGTTGCCGAGTTCCCAGTACAGCGGATGCGGGGTCAGCAGCCGGTCCTGCCGCAGCCCGGCGTAGTGGCCGTGGCTGGACCAGGGGAAGTCGCGCGCCTCGGCGACCATGCCGGCGCGCACCGGGTTCAGGTCGATGTAGGCCATGCAGGTCAGCAGGTAGCGCTCGGTCTGGATCAGGGTCGATCTGTAGCGCCCTTCCCACAAAGTGCCGCTGCGGCCGTGGCGGTCGTTGAAGTAGCGCACGTAGCTGCGCCCGACCGCCTGCATGAACTGCGGCAGGCCCGTGGTGCTGTCGGGCGTGGCCAGCAGGTGGAAGTGGTTGTCCATCAGCACGTAGGCGTGCAGCGCAATGCCGAAGCGCGCGGCGTTCTCGGCCAGCAGGCCGAGCAGCTTCTCGTGGTCGGCACGGTCGACAAAGATCGGCTGGCGGTTGTTGCCGCGCTGGATCACGTGGTGCGGCATGCCGGCCAGCGTGAGACGGGGGAGACGGGCCATGGTGACGGTGGACGACGCCGTCGGAATACTCAGTCGGCGAGGCGGAAGCGCGTGTCGCCCAGCGTGTCGAGCCCGAACTGCGCCAGCAGCTCGCGCAGCCGCGTCGCCGCGCTCGCCTTGCGCTGGCCGGTGTAGCGCACCAGGATCAGCTCGTTCTTCATGCTGTGCTCCCAGCCGACGAGCTCGGTGACGGTGACGCTGTAGCCGTTGGCTTCCAGGTACAGGCAGCGCAGCACGTTGGTGAGCTGGCTGCCGATCTCGCGCGTGTGCAGCGGATGGCGCCAGAGTTCGGCCAGCGGCGTGCGCGACAGCGCCAGCGCCTTGGTCTCGCGCAGACAGGCCGCCACTTCGGCCTGGCAGCAGGGCACGAGCACCATGCAGCGCGCTTTCTTGGCGAGGCCGAAGGCGATGGCGTCGTCGGTGGCGGTGTCGCAGGCGTGCAGCGCGGTGACCACGTCGATCTGCGCCGGCAGCTCGCTCGCCTGCGCCGACTCGGCCACGGTGAGGTTCAGGAACGACATGCGCCCGAAGCCCAGCTGCTGCGCCAGTGCGCGGGAGCGCTCGACCAGTTCGCTGCGCGTCTCGATGCCGTAGACATGACCGCCCTGCCGCGCGCGAAAAAACAGGTCGTAGATGATGAAACCGAGGTACGACTTGCCGGCCCCGTGATCGGCCAGCGTGGCCTCGGCGCCCTCGCCCGGCAACTCACGCAGCAGTTGCTCGATGAACTGGAACAGGTGGTAGACCTGCTTGAGCTTGCGCCGCGAATCCTGGTTGAGCCGGCCTTCGCGCGTGAGGATGTGCAGCTCCTTGAGGAGCTCGACGGACTGGCCCGGCCGCAGGACTTCGGCCAGCTCGGCCTCGGCCTTGGCAGCCTTGTGTGTGGGGTGCGCTTTCGCGGGACGGGGCATGGTGTTCTTGGTGTTCATGGCGTGGCGCTTCCCGGGCCGACATCGAGCGCAGCCCAGCCGACTGGGCCCAAGGCTTCGAGCGTCTCGATGTTGCGCTCGAAGATGGCGTCGGCCTCCGGAAAGGCTTCGACCGCGCGGTCCATGCTGTCCTCGCGCAGCAGGTGCAGCGTGGGGTATGGCGCGCGGTTGGTGGCGTTGCTGATGTCGTCGGGCTCAGTGCCGCCGAACTGGAAGTGCGGATGGAAACTGGCGAGTTGCAGCACGCCATCGAAGCCCGCGCGAGCAAGCTTGCGCTCGGCGCGCTCCGTGAAATCGTTGAAGTCGAGAAAGTCCGCCAGCGCATGGGGGACGATCAGCAAGGTGGTGTCGCGCACCTCGGCGTCGAGCGCCACGAGTGCGCGGGCTTCGGCCAGCAGCGCATCGATCAAGCGGCCTTCGTGGGTGTCGAGGTAGGTGACGTAATGGATCTGGCCCTTCACGTGCACCGCCTTGGCGAAGGGGCACAGGTTGAGCCCGATCACTGCGCGTTCGAGCCAGCGACGGGTGTCGGCTTCGGCTTGTGCGGCTTCCACGGGGGTTGGGTCGCTCATGGCGTGGCCTCCGCTGCGTGCCGAATGCGCCCGAGGCGCGTTGCGACCGCCATGCCGGCAAGCGAGCAAGCCAGCGTCGCGGTCCAGGTCCAATGCCAGCCTCCGACGCGGTGCGCCAGCCAGGCCACCGCGGGCGGCGCCAGGAACTGGCCAAGCGACGACGCCTGCTGCATCAGGCCGACGGTGGTCGACACGGTGCTCGGCCCCGGTGCCAGCCGCACGCCCAGCAGGAACAGCGTCGCCGGGATCATGCCGCCGCCGAGCGAAAAGGCGCAGATCGCGGCATAGCGCAGCGCGGGTGGCAGGCCCAGCGCCTCGGCGCCCTGCCCCACCTGCGCGAAGGCGGCGACACCGCCCAGCGCCATCGTCAGGAAGCCCCATTGCAGCAGCCGCTCGGGCGCCACGCCGCGCTGCAGCCAACGGCCGCCCATGAGGTTGCCGACGATGTTCATCGCCGCGGCCAACGCGGTCAACACCGCGCTCCAGGCGGCCGGCACCTTCGCATCGGCGTAGATGGCGGGAAGAAAACCGATCACGGCCATCCACTGGGACGAGTAGACGGCGAAGGTCAGCGCGATCAGCCACGGCGCGCGCGCCCCGACCGTCTCGCGCAGCCGCGAGGCCCAGCCGGACGATGCGGGCTGCAGGCTCGCACCGACGACGCGGGGCCGGTCACGCGGCACCGCCAGCCACACCCAGAGTGCCGCACCGGCCGACACCAGTGACAGCGTCCACCACCAGTCGGCCCATCCGCCCCAGGCGATGAGAGCCGGCCCGATCAGCAGAGCCAGTGCCACGCCGAGCGGCATGTAGGCGCCCCACAGGCCCAGCGCGGCCTTGTCGGCGCCCGCAGGCGTCAGCGCGCGGATGAGCCCCGGGCCGGGCATCACCGCCATCAGGAAGCCGATGCCTTCGGCTGCGCGCAGCACGAACAGCCACAGCACGGCATGCGACTCGCCCAGCAGGCCGGCGCCGACGGCACCACCC
This window harbors:
- a CDS encoding transposase, producing the protein MARLPRLTLAGMPHHVIQRGNNRQPIFVDRADHEKLLGLLAENAARFGIALHAYVLMDNHFHLLATPDSTTGLPQFMQAVGRSYVRYFNDRHGRSGTLWEGRYRSTLIQTERYLLTCMAYIDLNPVRAGMVAEARDFPWSSHGHYAGLRQDRLLTPHPLYWELGNTPFAREAAYAELVRGGVRAADQQALTDATLRGWAAGDGGFLDTLQKSTERRVIKAKAGRPPASPKDQV
- a CDS encoding class I SAM-dependent methyltransferase; protein product: MNTKNTMPRPAKAHPTHKAAKAEAELAEVLRPGQSVELLKELHILTREGRLNQDSRRKLKQVYHLFQFIEQLLRELPGEGAEATLADHGAGKSYLGFIIYDLFFRARQGGHVYGIETRSELVERSRALAQQLGFGRMSFLNLTVAESAQASELPAQIDVVTALHACDTATDDAIAFGLAKKARCMVLVPCCQAEVAACLRETKALALSRTPLAELWRHPLHTREIGSQLTNVLRCLYLEANGYSVTVTELVGWEHSMKNELILVRYTGQRKASAATRLRELLAQFGLDTLGDTRFRLAD
- a CDS encoding DUF1415 domain-containing protein: MSDPTPVEAAQAEADTRRWLERAVIGLNLCPFAKAVHVKGQIHYVTYLDTHEGRLIDALLAEARALVALDAEVRDTTLLIVPHALADFLDFNDFTERAERKLARAGFDGVLQLASFHPHFQFGGTEPDDISNATNRAPYPTLHLLREDSMDRAVEAFPEADAIFERNIETLEALGPVGWAALDVGPGSATP
- a CDS encoding CynX/NimT family MFS transporter, which codes for MTAAVRSNSASARVPAAAFAVVLGGVSAALHLGKLPPAVPALQASLGIDLVEAGFLLSLVQVASMTLGLLAGLAADSIGLRRSMLVGLAVLTTASLLGGAVGAGLLGESHAVLWLFVLRAAEGIGFLMAVMPGPGLIRALTPAGADKAALGLWGAYMPLGVALALLIGPALIAWGGWADWWWTLSLVSAGAALWVWLAVPRDRPRVVGASLQPASSGWASRLRETVGARAPWLIALTFAVYSSQWMAVIGFLPAIYADAKVPAAWSAVLTALAAAMNIVGNLMGGRWLQRGVAPERLLQWGFLTMALGGVAAFAQVGQGAEALGLPPALRYAAICAFSLGGGMIPATLFLLGVRLAPGPSTVSTTVGLMQQASSLGQFLAPPAVAWLAHRVGGWHWTWTATLACSLAGMAVATRLGRIRHAAEATP